The following coding sequences are from one Leptolyngbya sp. NIES-3755 window:
- a CDS encoding hypothetical protein (Glycosyl hydrolases family 38 C-terminal domain;~similar to AA sequence:cyanobase_aa:LBDG_31030), giving the protein MTDVLAASFIERLRNLVQQDTIEHWLVCEDCAIEDISSQSFTKIELNEKRYLVWEKGQKVRWFYQEFVFPKSLNEYPVAGLTLRLALTWWAEFAEVYINGEKVQEGDLFDHSCRIVLSSNVVSGEKVAVAIRLISPGHDIGGLMRSRLIYESNYDEIDPGFVADELEVIQTYTDAFELEELEVEFDWEISDRQSFHQSLETLRSSLLPLSSQIKQHTIFLLGHAHLDMAWLWDVEETWRAAERTFVSVLNLQKDYPELTFCHTTPALYEWIEENRPEIFAQIQAQVKAGKWEIVGGMWVEPEMNLINAESIARHLLYGQRYCQEKFGEICRVAWLPDTFGFNWQTPQFLKLAGIDYFVTQKLRWNDTTQFPYEWFNWQAPDGSQIKSLMSSPIGEAIEPIKMAKFAWDWVKKTGQPRALWLFGVGDHGGGPTRDMLEIAERWKRSPFFPKLEFITTLNYLESLESPKDTWNDELYLEFHRGCYTTHGEQKRYNQRCEIVLKNDELWRSLALITVEEPAYEQEDIQDNWKLVLFNQFHDILPGTSINSVFKAANRSWRLAARPTIGVAATRTIASCLQTPIPPHPDAKLIVIFNSSAWQQSNRVTISVSTNRTWKVLNLKGEEIKIGQWTRWNQEPNQPSRCTLITFQAENIPPVGYQTFWLSPGDPINQHPLHHCHWTLENQYLKVVVDEQTGDLSSIFDKVNKREILSGLGNQLQIFQDSGQYWDAWNIDPEYTQHSLPPTELVKIENHDRGEGFADRRICVIRKFGNSTFKQTYLLEPETPILKIENEINWQERHTLVKVAFPLNLESNSATYEIAGGSIERTTIPQTEAEKAKWEVPALHWADLSDENYGVSILSESKHGYDCKSNQIRLTLLRGSEFPDPEADLGQHTFSYAIYPHAGNWKEAQTVRKAEEFCNPLHAIVLSDLPENGTLPPVHSFLDLGSDNLILTSLKQSEDNPDEYVLRCYECHGEPAELDLKGNFEIIESVDLLERPLNIPDKIEPWQIRSYRIKKKA; this is encoded by the coding sequence ATGACTGACGTTCTTGCTGCATCATTTATCGAGCGTTTACGCAACTTAGTCCAACAAGACACGATCGAGCACTGGTTAGTCTGTGAAGATTGCGCGATCGAAGATATTTCGTCACAGTCCTTTACAAAAATTGAACTGAACGAGAAGCGATATTTGGTGTGGGAGAAAGGGCAAAAAGTTCGCTGGTTCTATCAGGAATTCGTTTTTCCTAAGTCATTAAATGAGTATCCAGTAGCGGGATTAACGCTGAGATTGGCGTTAACTTGGTGGGCAGAATTCGCAGAAGTTTATATAAACGGTGAGAAAGTTCAAGAAGGCGATTTATTTGATCATTCTTGTCGAATTGTTTTAAGTTCTAATGTTGTTTCAGGTGAAAAAGTTGCGGTTGCAATTCGATTGATTAGTCCAGGGCATGACATTGGGGGATTAATGCGATCGCGTTTAATCTATGAATCGAATTACGATGAGATTGATCCAGGATTCGTTGCAGATGAATTAGAAGTTATTCAGACTTATACTGATGCGTTTGAGTTGGAAGAATTAGAGGTTGAATTTGATTGGGAGATTAGCGATCGGCAATCTTTCCACCAATCCCTAGAAACCCTAAGATCTTCCCTTTTACCTCTCAGTTCCCAAATCAAACAACACACCATTTTTCTACTCGGTCACGCCCATTTAGACATGGCTTGGCTCTGGGATGTTGAAGAAACTTGGAGAGCCGCAGAACGCACATTTGTTTCAGTTCTAAACCTACAAAAAGATTATCCAGAACTCACTTTTTGCCACACAACACCCGCTTTATACGAATGGATTGAAGAGAATCGACCAGAGATTTTTGCTCAAATTCAAGCTCAAGTCAAAGCTGGAAAGTGGGAAATCGTTGGCGGAATGTGGGTTGAACCAGAGATGAACTTGATCAATGCAGAATCGATCGCACGTCATCTCTTATATGGTCAACGTTACTGTCAAGAAAAGTTTGGTGAAATCTGCCGCGTTGCATGGCTTCCTGACACCTTCGGCTTCAATTGGCAAACTCCACAATTTCTCAAACTTGCAGGGATTGATTATTTTGTTACACAGAAGCTTCGATGGAATGATACGACTCAGTTTCCGTATGAATGGTTTAACTGGCAAGCACCGGATGGAAGTCAGATCAAAAGTTTGATGTCATCGCCGATCGGAGAAGCGATCGAGCCGATCAAAATGGCGAAGTTCGCTTGGGACTGGGTGAAGAAAACCGGGCAACCTCGTGCACTGTGGCTGTTTGGCGTGGGCGATCATGGTGGAGGTCCGACACGGGATATGTTGGAAATTGCCGAGAGATGGAAGCGATCGCCTTTTTTTCCAAAATTAGAATTCATCACTACATTGAACTATTTAGAAAGTTTAGAATCTCCAAAAGATACTTGGAATGATGAGCTTTATCTAGAATTTCATCGCGGTTGCTATACAACACATGGCGAGCAGAAAAGATATAATCAACGGTGTGAAATTGTCCTAAAAAATGATGAGCTTTGGCGATCTTTAGCTTTAATTACTGTCGAAGAACCTGCATACGAGCAAGAAGATATACAAGACAACTGGAAACTCGTACTATTTAATCAATTTCATGACATTTTACCAGGTACATCGATTAATTCAGTCTTTAAAGCTGCGAATAGATCTTGGAGATTAGCTGCTCGTCCCACAATCGGAGTAGCAGCGACGAGAACAATTGCAAGCTGCCTTCAAACTCCGATTCCACCACACCCAGATGCAAAGCTAATCGTTATTTTTAATTCATCTGCTTGGCAGCAATCAAATCGAGTCACTATTTCAGTCTCTACTAATCGTACTTGGAAAGTTCTTAATCTAAAAGGTGAAGAAATTAAAATTGGTCAATGGACAAGATGGAACCAAGAACCTAATCAACCTTCTCGTTGTACGCTGATTACATTTCAAGCAGAAAACATTCCACCTGTAGGCTATCAAACTTTTTGGTTAAGTCCAGGAGATCCAATCAATCAGCATCCTCTTCATCATTGCCATTGGACTTTGGAGAATCAGTATCTCAAAGTTGTTGTAGATGAACAAACAGGAGATTTATCAAGCATATTTGACAAAGTAAATAAGCGAGAAATATTGAGTGGCTTAGGCAACCAGCTTCAGATATTTCAAGATTCAGGTCAATATTGGGACGCTTGGAATATTGATCCGGAATATACACAGCACTCTCTCCCTCCTACTGAACTTGTGAAAATTGAGAATCACGATCGAGGTGAAGGATTCGCTGATCGCAGAATTTGTGTCATTCGCAAGTTTGGAAACTCCACGTTTAAACAAACCTATCTATTAGAGCCAGAGACACCCATTCTAAAAATTGAAAATGAAATTAATTGGCAGGAACGTCATACTTTAGTCAAAGTTGCATTTCCGCTCAATCTTGAATCGAATTCTGCAACTTATGAAATTGCGGGAGGCTCGATCGAGAGAACCACAATCCCCCAAACTGAAGCCGAGAAAGCGAAATGGGAAGTCCCTGCACTTCATTGGGCTGACTTAAGCGACGAAAATTACGGAGTCAGCATTCTCAGCGAATCCAAACACGGATACGATTGCAAATCCAATCAAATTCGGCTCACATTACTGCGCGGTTCAGAATTTCCTGATCCAGAAGCCGACTTGGGACAACATACATTTAGCTATGCAATTTATCCTCATGCTGGCAACTGGAAAGAAGCTCAAACAGTTCGGAAAGCTGAGGAGTTTTGCAATCCGCTTCATGCGATCGTGCTCTCTGATCTCCCCGAAAACGGCACTCTCCCGCCCGTCCATTCCTTCCTCGATCTTGGTTCAGACAATCTCATTCTCACCAGTCTGAAGCAATCCGAAGACAATCCAGACGAGTATGTTCTGCGCTGTTACGAATGCCACGGTGAACCCGCAGAACTGGACTTGAAAGGTAACTTCGAGATCATTGAATCAGTTGATTTGCTAGAAAGACCGCTCAATATTCCTGACAAAATCGAACCTTGGCAAATCCGATCGTATCGCATCAAAAAGAAGGCATAA
- a CDS encoding hypothetical protein (hypothetical protein MC7420_5029;~similar to AA sequence:cyanobase_aa:LBDG_31020), whose amino-acid sequence MRSVPQSMTSRRYQSQFFKFVTQQTQKLADKSATLLRHAKVTAIWTTQILLYPIYATFQGTRAIGQQIGRTVEKAVLRLRMSREEITTETNLSDAPIQNVLTAVKRALVSGGNLPVLRERHPLVLIGRFLMRREETSIASNPYHIQGIACAVDTHKFVLILEDNVIFDILTPEQQQQIEHRIRLELARYWQWKRKLYLKSAPLGLTEDRETLLPPIRVFRQLMAWVQTSPVAIAINLFQEAEIIEQPGELDWFIPSVPLSAWNPGTLIPKAPSPRNITSWFAQLPNLSDLEALIWAAIHYFFGERTRFSPAHEALSGTTSTNLGFRHLFRVSGREAMPKGTAKLPAPPETLILEGTATGFGEARSFSFAPSLKQKIQEYLRKLSGVIVHQKKVIAWEETSIVISQTEEIVTQPRSSLINLESNPTEIISTQTNTLTVEAPEPFEVETAFDWIETPVNQSEYVLTPWQKFLQSIDSGFLWIEQHIILFWRWLTRWH is encoded by the coding sequence ATGCGATCCGTCCCCCAGTCTATGACTTCTCGACGCTACCAAAGCCAATTTTTCAAGTTTGTTACCCAACAGACTCAGAAGCTCGCAGATAAAAGCGCGACTCTCCTCAGACACGCGAAAGTCACTGCGATCTGGACGACTCAAATTTTGCTGTACCCGATTTATGCTACGTTTCAGGGCACAAGAGCGATCGGGCAACAAATTGGACGAACTGTGGAAAAAGCAGTCTTGCGATTGCGGATGAGTCGAGAGGAAATCACGACCGAAACGAATTTAAGTGATGCACCAATTCAAAATGTGCTGACTGCGGTGAAACGGGCACTGGTCAGCGGCGGAAATCTGCCTGTTTTGAGAGAACGGCATCCCTTGGTCTTGATTGGGCGATTCTTGATGCGACGGGAAGAAACGTCGATCGCATCCAATCCGTATCACATTCAAGGAATTGCTTGTGCTGTGGATACTCACAAATTCGTTCTCATTCTCGAAGACAACGTAATTTTCGATATTCTCACGCCTGAACAACAGCAGCAAATCGAACATCGCATCCGGTTAGAACTGGCACGATATTGGCAATGGAAACGGAAGCTATATCTCAAATCTGCGCCGCTCGGATTGACTGAAGATCGAGAAACATTACTGCCGCCAATTCGGGTGTTTAGACAGTTAATGGCTTGGGTGCAAACGAGTCCAGTCGCGATCGCAATTAATCTCTTTCAAGAAGCCGAAATTATAGAGCAACCTGGTGAACTCGATTGGTTCATCCCCTCTGTGCCGCTCTCTGCTTGGAATCCTGGCACGTTAATTCCGAAAGCGCCAAGTCCAAGAAATATCACGTCTTGGTTTGCTCAATTGCCGAACTTGTCAGACTTAGAAGCGTTGATCTGGGCAGCGATTCACTACTTCTTTGGAGAACGGACTCGATTTTCTCCAGCACATGAGGCATTGTCAGGAACGACTTCGACAAATTTGGGATTTCGGCATCTGTTTCGCGTTTCAGGACGAGAAGCGATGCCCAAGGGCACAGCAAAGCTGCCCGCACCTCCAGAAACGTTAATTTTGGAAGGAACCGCGACCGGATTTGGGGAAGCTCGATCGTTCTCGTTTGCGCCTTCGCTAAAACAGAAAATTCAGGAGTATCTGAGAAAGCTTTCGGGTGTAATCGTGCATCAAAAGAAAGTGATCGCTTGGGAAGAGACTTCGATCGTGATTTCTCAAACAGAAGAGATCGTGACTCAACCTCGATCGAGTCTCATCAACCTCGAATCGAATCCCACTGAAATCATTTCAACTCAAACCAACACGCTAACCGTAGAAGCTCCAGAACCTTTCGAGGTTGAAACAGCATTTGATTGGATCGAAACCCCGGTCAATCAATCGGAATACGTTCTCACCCCGTGGCAGAAGTTCCTTCAATCGATCGATTCTGGATTTTTGTGGATTGAACAGCACATCATTTTGTTCTGGCGGTGGCTCACTCGTTGGCATTAA
- a CDS encoding hypothetical protein (hypothetical protein Aazo_1724;~similar to AA sequence:cyanobase_aa:LBDG_31010), producing the protein MPYPVPPPEPPAIVRPAPVPSTQVELAKPTPPEKVPMEQETSNRAADLAGTESIAVSEPNWRFSDSEPNWSFAETPVAQTPQPPATIPSSPLPIPIPTPTPAPTPTPTPNNIPTERLNAEGVLELKADRQEFDQFRQVFTAEGNVSLRFRGALLTGNRLQVNLVNRLVVADGNVALTRGEQILRGARFRYNLIQEEGTVEQASGEIFIPSAGTDLNPNLPTNITAGVVPVGSVGDRALATQNNISQAGGVRIIVGSQQNPSGIPGLPQDGGSVRRLRFEAAQIAFYPEGFQANNIRITNDPYSPPELELRADRAELRRVGPLRDEIRTTRNRLVFDQGFSLPLPSRTIVLDRNQRSPALFNFGFDGNDRGGVFIEREINVLPQSPVQFTVTPQFFVQRAIEDRSNIANLFGLRSQLAARVSPRTFIRGDGVLTSLDFSRIESSLRGSLRAQQLIGTHTLSLEASYRDRLFNNSLGFQDVQSSLGAVFFSPVVPIGNTGINLSYQLGYQYVNADTDRVDLLAPVRSNNRISLSRFQASAALSRAFTLWQGQPLPATPDQGLRYSPIPIRPFVALAVGVTGVGTAYSNGDNQNSISGAVSLVGQFGRFSRPFLDYTAFNVTYSQAFRSGLSPFLFDRLADDRILYAGITQQIYGPFRIGFQTAYNVSNGREISTDYFLEYKRRTYGITVRYNPVQELGSVGFEISDFNWNRGSTEPFSGSGVIPVEGGVIRSPQ; encoded by the coding sequence ATGCCTTATCCGGTTCCCCCTCCTGAACCCCCTGCGATCGTCCGACCCGCTCCAGTTCCTTCCACTCAGGTTGAGCTTGCTAAACCCACTCCACCTGAAAAGGTCCCAATGGAGCAAGAGACCTCAAATCGTGCCGCAGATTTAGCAGGAACCGAATCGATCGCGGTTTCAGAACCGAATTGGCGCTTTTCAGATTCAGAACCGAATTGGAGCTTTGCAGAAACTCCCGTCGCCCAAACGCCTCAACCTCCTGCGACAATCCCCTCTAGCCCGCTTCCAATCCCAATTCCTACACCAACGCCAGCTCCCACCCCAACCCCGACTCCAAACAATATTCCAACCGAACGGCTCAATGCGGAGGGCGTTCTCGAACTGAAAGCCGATCGACAAGAATTTGATCAGTTTCGCCAAGTTTTCACCGCTGAAGGTAACGTCTCACTGCGGTTTCGAGGCGCATTACTGACAGGCAATCGTTTACAGGTGAATTTAGTCAATCGACTGGTGGTTGCAGATGGAAACGTCGCACTCACCAGAGGTGAACAAATTTTGCGGGGAGCGCGATTTCGCTACAACTTGATTCAAGAAGAAGGAACCGTCGAACAAGCCAGCGGCGAGATCTTTATTCCCAGTGCGGGAACAGATTTGAATCCGAATTTGCCGACGAATATTACGGCGGGAGTCGTTCCGGTTGGATCAGTCGGCGATCGAGCGTTGGCAACTCAGAATAATATTTCTCAGGCGGGCGGTGTGCGAATCATCGTCGGGTCGCAGCAGAACCCAAGCGGCATTCCTGGTTTGCCTCAAGATGGCGGCAGCGTCCGGAGATTACGCTTTGAAGCGGCACAAATTGCATTTTATCCAGAAGGATTTCAGGCAAATAACATTCGGATTACGAACGATCCCTATTCGCCACCAGAACTAGAACTTAGAGCCGATCGAGCAGAACTGAGAAGAGTCGGACCTTTGCGCGATGAAATTCGCACGACTCGAAATCGATTGGTTTTTGATCAAGGATTTAGCTTGCCGTTACCCAGTCGAACGATCGTGCTTGATCGAAATCAGCGATCGCCTGCTTTATTCAATTTTGGATTTGATGGAAACGATCGCGGCGGTGTCTTTATCGAGCGTGAGATTAACGTCTTGCCACAATCGCCCGTTCAGTTCACCGTTACACCTCAGTTTTTTGTGCAACGAGCGATCGAAGACCGGAGTAATATCGCCAATCTGTTTGGATTACGCAGTCAATTAGCGGCGCGGGTCAGTCCTCGAACCTTCATTCGGGGGGATGGCGTATTAACAAGTTTAGATTTCAGCCGGATTGAAAGTTCGCTACGGGGAAGTTTGCGAGCGCAGCAACTCATTGGAACTCATACCTTGAGTTTGGAAGCGAGTTATCGCGATCGCTTATTCAATAATTCGCTCGGCTTCCAAGATGTCCAAAGCAGTCTGGGAGCGGTCTTTTTCTCGCCTGTTGTCCCGATCGGAAACACTGGGATTAATCTCAGTTACCAATTAGGTTATCAATACGTGAATGCAGATACCGATCGAGTTGATTTACTGGCTCCTGTTCGATCGAACAATCGGATTAGTCTCAGTCGATTCCAAGCGAGTGCGGCTCTGAGTCGGGCGTTTACGCTTTGGCAAGGTCAGCCATTACCTGCAACTCCGGATCAAGGCTTACGGTATTCTCCGATTCCGATTCGTCCTTTTGTCGCGCTGGCAGTGGGGGTTACGGGTGTGGGAACGGCTTACAGTAATGGAGACAATCAAAATAGCATCAGTGGCGCAGTGAGTTTAGTGGGTCAGTTTGGGCGATTTTCCCGTCCGTTCCTGGATTACACTGCGTTCAATGTCACGTATTCTCAGGCGTTTCGATCAGGATTATCTCCATTTTTATTCGATCGATTAGCCGACGATCGGATTCTCTACGCGGGGATTACTCAGCAGATTTACGGTCCATTTCGCATCGGATTTCAAACGGCTTACAATGTCAGTAATGGTCGTGAAATTAGTACTGATTACTTTTTGGAATACAAGCGACGGACTTATGGAATCACTGTAAGATACAATCCAGTGCAAGAACTGGGATCAGTCGGATTTGAGATCAGTGACTTTAATTGGAATCGAGGCAGTACAGAGCCATTCTCCGGTAGCGGTGTGATTCCAGTCGAGGGCGGCGTGATTCGATCGCCCCAGTAG
- a CDS encoding hypothetical protein (similar to AA sequence:cyanobase_aa:PCC8801_1721) encodes MKNIKIIVEKHPDGYVAYPLGIEGVVVGEGDTYEEALADVKSAIRFHIETFGKNDREGCQF; translated from the coding sequence ATGAAAAACATCAAAATCATCGTCGAGAAGCATCCTGACGGTTATGTTGCCTATCCCCTTGGAATTGAAGGAGTTGTCGTGGGTGAGGGCGACACTTATGAAGAGGCTTTAGCGGATGTCAAATCTGCAATTCGGTTTCACATTGAGACGTTTGGAAAAAACGATCGAGAGGGATGTCAATTCTAA
- a CDS encoding hypothetical protein (hypothetical protein N9414_18298;~similar to AA sequence:cyanobase_aa:LBDG_09580) — MTIDQAKGSSNDFNASLWHETATQVVDLLIHYGFDLGGNQARQLIDRWQSTYSPIWIRWAVIEALYQGRYKAISVEQILQLWQRRQQPRYHFNYEFERLVCNKFPRNLSEYSKQKPAPEISILLDLPAPSRAASPAPKAVTDSLISEPPPWAELAEQIQQEEPAESTGTPPGGAIAPLNVEHIEAPEILLNRVAKLQAGVEALIEQATSSLNASNEAMKIKFHPEETKNEPEDAEESLLDPSEDVHPPIHQFMPAPTESEFHSKLKAVVEQETTIDS, encoded by the coding sequence ATGACGATAGATCAGGCAAAAGGTTCTTCTAACGATTTCAATGCGTCTCTGTGGCATGAGACCGCGACTCAAGTAGTGGACTTATTAATTCACTACGGCTTTGATCTGGGCGGAAATCAGGCACGACAACTGATCGATCGATGGCAATCCACTTACTCCCCGATTTGGATTCGGTGGGCAGTGATTGAAGCGCTTTACCAAGGACGATATAAAGCGATTTCAGTCGAACAAATTCTGCAACTTTGGCAACGCCGCCAGCAACCTCGCTATCACTTCAATTACGAGTTTGAACGGTTAGTTTGCAACAAGTTTCCCCGCAATTTATCAGAATACTCCAAACAAAAACCCGCCCCAGAGATATCGATTTTGCTGGATCTGCCTGCACCGAGTCGAGCTGCTTCCCCTGCACCGAAGGCAGTCACAGATTCGTTGATTTCAGAACCGCCACCGTGGGCAGAATTGGCAGAGCAAATTCAACAAGAAGAACCCGCTGAATCGACAGGCACTCCGCCTGGTGGAGCGATCGCGCCGTTGAACGTGGAGCACATTGAAGCCCCAGAGATTTTGCTCAATCGAGTTGCTAAACTGCAAGCTGGGGTCGAAGCTTTAATCGAGCAAGCGACCTCAAGTTTAAATGCTTCTAATGAGGCGATGAAAATAAAGTTTCACCCTGAAGAAACGAAGAATGAACCAGAGGATGCTGAAGAATCATTGCTCGATCCGTCTGAAGACGTGCATCCTCCGATTCACCAATTTATGCCCGCACCAACCGAATCAGAATTTCATAGCAAATTGAAAGCAGTGGTCGAACAAGAAACGACGATCGATTCATAA
- a CDS encoding bacteriocin propeptide (similar to AA sequence:cyanobase_aa:LBDG_40230), which translates to MSQQHAAAFFKAVQKDHVLQNRLQASSDPQFLVELANERGYSVSESDIEEWLDRLPESELAALFNPGIGGRQRLIPR; encoded by the coding sequence ATGTCGCAACAGCACGCCGCTGCTTTCTTCAAAGCTGTACAAAAAGATCATGTCCTTCAGAATCGGTTACAAGCCTCAAGCGATCCACAATTCTTAGTCGAATTGGCAAACGAACGCGGTTACAGTGTGAGCGAATCGGACATCGAGGAATGGCTTGATCGATTACCCGAATCCGAATTGGCTGCATTGTTCAACCCGGGAATCGGTGGACGGCAGCGATTGATCCCTCGGTAG
- a CDS encoding phosphoglycolate phosphatase (similar to AA sequence:cyanobase_aa:LBDG_40220) produces the protein MNVILFDFDGTIVDSVDVGVEITNRLALEFGFPPFDQATLEELKNLGSRGALKRSKIPVWKLPFLIRRFTAELNREIPHLELFPEMKETLLELKQQGNFLGIVSTNSIKNIQEFLRVQNLTSTFDVISASYSLFGKSRLIQKIMRQQKLQPSQIYYVGDETRDIEAAKTSGVNSIATTWGLNSAEILLQHHPDFLIDCPKELLNLLIDKA, from the coding sequence GTGAACGTTATTCTGTTTGATTTTGATGGCACGATCGTCGATAGTGTCGATGTTGGAGTTGAAATCACCAATCGTCTAGCGCTTGAATTTGGATTTCCACCGTTTGATCAAGCCACTTTAGAAGAGTTAAAGAACTTGGGATCACGTGGAGCACTGAAGCGATCGAAGATTCCCGTCTGGAAATTGCCTTTTCTAATTCGTCGTTTTACCGCTGAACTCAATCGCGAAATTCCGCATCTGGAGCTATTTCCAGAGATGAAAGAAACCTTACTCGAATTGAAGCAGCAGGGAAATTTTCTTGGGATTGTTTCCACGAATTCTATTAAGAATATTCAAGAATTTCTCAGAGTGCAGAATCTTACTTCTACGTTTGATGTGATTTCTGCAAGCTATTCGTTATTCGGAAAAAGTCGGCTGATTCAAAAAATAATGAGACAGCAAAAATTACAGCCGAGTCAAATCTATTATGTCGGCGACGAGACTCGTGATATTGAGGCAGCCAAGACAAGCGGAGTGAACTCGATCGCGACAACTTGGGGTTTAAATTCAGCCGAAATTTTATTGCAGCATCATCCGGATTTTCTGATTGATTGCCCAAAGGAATTGCTGAATTTGTTGATTGACAAAGCGTAA
- a CDS encoding fructose-1,6-bisphosphatase class 1 (similar to AA sequence:cyanobase_aa:LBDG_40210), which produces MVDVQPLLVDRDTALDRDCTTLSRHVLEQLNSFAGDAQDLSAIMTRIALAGKLIARRLSRAGLMDGVLGFTGETNVQGESVKRMDVYANEVFISVFKQSGLVCRLASEEMDEPYYIPENCPLGRYTLLYDPIDGSSNVDININVGSIFAIRQQEGNDDDGKASDLLQSGRKQIAAGYILYGPSTMLVYSIGNGVHSFVLDPSLGEFILADENIRVPDHGPIYSVNEGNFWQWEESYRDFIRYVHRHEGYTARYGGALIGDFHRILYQGGVFLYPGTGKQPQGKLRLLYEAAPLAFLIEQAGGRASTGTEDILDFVPDKLHARVPLIIGSKDDVALVESFVQERIREKTALGSR; this is translated from the coding sequence ATGGTCGATGTTCAACCGCTGCTGGTCGATCGTGATACAGCGCTCGATCGAGACTGTACAACGCTCTCTCGCCATGTTCTCGAACAGTTAAATAGTTTTGCTGGCGACGCGCAAGATCTCAGTGCGATCATGACGCGAATTGCACTGGCTGGAAAACTGATCGCTCGTCGCCTCAGTCGAGCAGGTTTGATGGATGGTGTCTTGGGTTTTACAGGCGAAACCAATGTCCAAGGCGAATCCGTGAAGCGCATGGATGTGTACGCCAACGAAGTCTTTATTTCTGTGTTCAAACAGAGCGGCCTCGTGTGCCGTTTGGCTTCGGAAGAAATGGACGAGCCGTATTATATTCCTGAGAATTGTCCGCTTGGGCGCTATACGCTGCTTTATGACCCGATCGACGGTTCCTCGAATGTGGACATTAACATCAACGTGGGATCGATCTTTGCGATTCGACAGCAAGAAGGCAATGACGACGATGGCAAGGCGAGCGATCTGTTGCAGAGCGGACGAAAGCAAATTGCAGCAGGCTATATCCTGTATGGTCCGAGTACAATGCTGGTTTATTCGATCGGCAATGGTGTTCACTCGTTTGTGCTTGATCCCAGCTTAGGAGAGTTCATTCTTGCAGATGAGAACATTCGAGTTCCGGATCATGGTCCGATCTACAGCGTGAATGAAGGCAACTTCTGGCAGTGGGAAGAATCGTATCGCGACTTTATCCGCTACGTGCATCGGCATGAAGGGTATACCGCCCGCTACGGAGGCGCATTGATCGGAGATTTCCATCGGATTCTGTACCAAGGGGGCGTGTTCCTTTATCCCGGTACAGGCAAACAACCGCAAGGAAAATTGAGATTGTTATATGAAGCTGCACCGTTAGCCTTTTTGATCGAACAGGCAGGTGGACGTGCTAGTACCGGAACCGAAGATATTCTCGACTTTGTGCCGGACAAGCTTCACGCCAGAGTTCCCTTGATCATCGGTAGCAAAGATGATGTTGCGCTTGTTGAATCATTTGTACAAGAACGCATTCGCGAAAAGACCGCTTTAGGAAGTCGATAA